From a single Syntrophales bacterium genomic region:
- a CDS encoding FAD-dependent oxidoreductase, which yields MDKKVGVYICTGCEIGESLDVPALSKVATSEYKVPICKNNPMLCGKEGSSLVTADMEKEGVNTVVIAACSPREKTDVFMYDPTSVCMERVNIREHVVWCHSSQDEDTQMLAEDYLRMGIAKAQKMAPLEPFNEQIDKTILVVGGGITGMTSAIEAAKAGYDVILVEKAPELGGWMKKLWKQYPKIPPYLELQPTGVDEKIKEVMSHTKIKVYTGAKIEKTTGAPGLFDVVVSQNGKSETVRVGAIVEAAGWQPYDATKLGSLGFGKYANVVTGIMVEEMAAGGKFTRPSDGKEAKSVAFIQCAGSRDKDHLPYCSSYCCLASLKQAKYIREKDSDAKVYILYKDIRTVGQYEIFYKKVQEDPGIFLTKGEVAGISEDAEKNLVIDVDNTLLGEKIQVKAEMVVLATGMVPTAGIEAREPIVSPEEAEKTCEEKKEEEKDLPADTIIPSDILNLEYRQGPEPPALRYGFPDSHYICFPYETRRTGIYAAGCVRQPMDSAACMDDAGGAALKAIQCVELTAQGKAVHPRAGDMSYPELYMSRCTQCKRCTEECPFGVYNEDEKANPLPNPTRCRRCGICMGSCPERIISFKDYSVDIIGSMVKAIDVPEEDEEKPRVVAFLCENDAYPSMDIVGQKRLSYNPYVRVIPLRCLGNVNLVWIADALSKGIDGILLIGCKYGDDYQCHFIKGSELANYRMEKIKETLDRLRLESDRIRILELSLDEYDKLPGIFDDFLAKIEELGPNPYKGL from the coding sequence ATGGATAAGAAGGTCGGGGTTTATATATGCACTGGTTGTGAAATTGGGGAATCTCTTGATGTTCCCGCCCTTTCTAAGGTGGCAACTTCTGAATACAAAGTTCCCATATGTAAAAACAACCCGATGTTATGCGGTAAGGAAGGTTCTTCCCTCGTCACTGCCGATATGGAGAAGGAAGGGGTCAATACGGTAGTTATCGCTGCCTGTTCACCGAGAGAAAAAACCGATGTCTTCATGTACGATCCCACCTCTGTCTGTATGGAAAGGGTAAACATTAGGGAACATGTTGTCTGGTGCCATTCCTCTCAGGATGAAGATACCCAGATGCTGGCGGAAGACTACCTGAGAATGGGGATCGCTAAGGCCCAGAAGATGGCCCCCCTGGAACCTTTCAATGAGCAGATAGATAAGACCATCCTTGTCGTGGGTGGTGGGATAACGGGGATGACATCGGCCATCGAGGCGGCAAAGGCCGGATACGATGTTATTCTCGTCGAGAAGGCCCCTGAATTAGGGGGATGGATGAAGAAGCTTTGGAAACAGTATCCGAAGATCCCCCCTTACCTGGAACTCCAGCCTACAGGAGTTGATGAAAAGATCAAAGAGGTGATGTCCCATACGAAAATCAAGGTGTATACAGGGGCTAAGATAGAAAAAACAACAGGCGCCCCCGGTCTCTTTGATGTTGTTGTCAGTCAGAACGGGAAATCGGAGACGGTAAGGGTAGGGGCAATCGTGGAGGCTGCCGGCTGGCAACCGTATGATGCCACGAAGCTCGGTTCTTTAGGTTTTGGCAAATATGCAAATGTCGTGACCGGGATCATGGTGGAGGAGATGGCGGCAGGGGGGAAATTTACGCGTCCCTCTGATGGAAAAGAGGCAAAGAGCGTGGCCTTCATCCAGTGTGCCGGCTCCCGGGACAAAGATCACCTCCCCTACTGTTCCTCTTACTGTTGCCTTGCCTCGTTGAAACAGGCTAAGTATATAAGGGAAAAGGACAGTGACGCAAAGGTTTACATCCTCTACAAGGATATAAGGACCGTCGGTCAGTATGAGATCTTTTACAAAAAGGTCCAGGAAGACCCCGGCATCTTCCTGACGAAGGGTGAGGTTGCCGGCATCTCTGAGGATGCTGAGAAGAATCTTGTTATTGACGTGGATAACACCCTCTTGGGTGAGAAGATACAGGTAAAGGCGGAGATGGTCGTCCTGGCAACGGGGATGGTTCCCACGGCGGGGATTGAGGCGAGAGAACCGATAGTATCACCGGAAGAGGCAGAGAAGACCTGTGAGGAGAAAAAGGAAGAGGAAAAAGACCTCCCCGCGGATACTATTATCCCATCGGATATTCTGAACCTCGAATACAGACAAGGACCGGAACCACCCGCCCTGAGATATGGGTTCCCCGATTCACACTATATATGTTTTCCCTATGAGACACGCAGAACGGGCATTTACGCCGCTGGATGCGTAAGACAACCGATGGATAGCGCCGCCTGCATGGATGATGCGGGAGGAGCTGCATTGAAGGCTATACAGTGCGTTGAACTTACCGCCCAGGGGAAAGCGGTCCATCCGAGAGCGGGGGATATGAGCTATCCGGAATTATACATGTCGCGGTGTACCCAGTGCAAGAGGTGCACGGAGGAGTGCCCATTTGGTGTGTACAACGAAGATGAAAAGGCCAATCCATTGCCCAACCCCACCAGATGTCGCAGGTGTGGTATCTGCATGGGGTCATGTCCCGAGAGGATCATCTCTTTCAAGGACTATTCCGTGGACATTATCGGGTCCATGGTAAAGGCGATAGATGTCCCCGAAGAGGACGAGGAAAAACCGAGGGTTGTAGCCTTTCTCTGCGAGAACGACGCCTATCCTTCCATGGATATCGTAGGCCAAAAACGTCTCTCCTACAATCCCTATGTAAGGGTTATCCCCTTGAGGTGCCTGGGTAATGTTAATCTCGTATGGATCGCCGATGCCCTCTCCAAGGGTATAGATGGGATTCTCCTGATAGGGTGCAAATACGGTGATGATTATCAATGTCACTTCATCAAGGGAAGCGAACTGGCGAACTACAGGATGGAAAAGATCAAGGAGACGCTGGACAGGCTTCGCCTTGAATCTGACAGGATACGCATCCTGGAGCTTTCGCTCGACGAATACGATAAACTACCGGGGATCTTCGACGATTTCCTCGCAAAAATAGAAGAGCTTGGTCCAAACCCGTATAAGGGTCTTTAG